One region of Anaeromyxobacter paludicola genomic DNA includes:
- a CDS encoding PD-(D/E)XK nuclease family protein: MSTLCLFPTPLRAARATRRLCDAEGGILFGARATTLAALAPGLLAGAGDHRPLLTPLAELLLTVEAGRAAGGSFAGLDPASGLARALASALAELRRGEVPAAVAAGVARELPGRAGARLGELAAALAAYEARLGELGALDAAAALRAAAEALRRGARSEETRDLSLLVAEGFAQVSAPEWELLAALAARADRSLFRLPFFPDRADACRPVEPLLRRVESLHDVAARREISVGFGALEERAPALVAALRAVAGGPGGAGPPAGSGALVAACGPGEEGAADAAARLAAGWLEAGLAPDDLCFVAARPDAAGPLLARACAAHGVPVSGIRPGPLAEAPPVQAIREALLAAPRLTRRAAERLAASSYLGLAALPARLSHWLDRAGALDGRNLPEEALRRRAAALEARRAAPERAALLRAADALAAFDRALAPQRAPATARERARLLRGLVERAGVRRRAARAEPALARRDLAAVSALEEAADDVAQALALCGRGAALLSLDEHVALLDLACGRAAGPGDPEPAAGAVEVWPLSEAAGLSARGAILLGCGRADFPAPPPPEPLLRDPERLALNRALARGALATAGSRRSEAEHRAFAALAAGRERLGLVWPADGPDGPGDAPGPLVLEALAAAGVPLPEAGAGEAALPEARTPAEALRAAARLARAGHGEGATEALRGAGEALARRAAEAARRGALEAERREAMLARTAAPGAGLLPPALSAALREALPAEWSPTQLEAFARCPYQLFLKLVLKLPDRESADLDIDPRDEGQLLHALMERFLSARLARGAFPVRGDEADREEARAVAAGLFARFEAEGRVGDPAVWAARREAVLARLDRVVEAEGRDAGGLVPRLLEHQFGGRGAEPPLAIEDGAETVLLQGRIDRVDSGGGRLLVLDYKNARSGAEQQEKLEPEALGEVNFQVPAYLLAAARALPGAERLEATYLLLRSAERAEPYAAAAGDGYFALDAARRAELRAAGAPNFADQVAAVVRRIRAGEFPIASRSCKGCGFGAVCRFQAAAEEPA, from the coding sequence GTGTCCACCCTCTGCCTCTTCCCGACGCCGCTGCGCGCGGCGCGCGCCACGCGCCGCCTCTGCGACGCGGAGGGAGGCATCCTCTTCGGCGCCCGGGCCACCACGCTCGCGGCCCTCGCGCCCGGGCTCCTGGCCGGGGCGGGCGATCACCGGCCGCTGCTCACCCCGCTCGCGGAGCTGCTCCTCACGGTGGAGGCCGGGCGGGCCGCGGGCGGCTCCTTCGCCGGCCTCGATCCCGCGAGCGGGCTCGCGCGCGCCCTCGCCTCGGCCCTGGCCGAGCTCCGGCGCGGGGAGGTCCCCGCCGCCGTCGCGGCCGGGGTGGCGCGGGAGCTCCCGGGCCGGGCCGGCGCGCGGCTCGGCGAGCTCGCGGCCGCGCTCGCCGCCTACGAGGCGCGGCTCGGGGAGCTCGGCGCCCTCGACGCCGCGGCGGCGCTCCGGGCCGCGGCCGAGGCGCTCCGGCGCGGCGCGCGGTCGGAGGAGACGCGCGACCTCTCGCTGCTCGTCGCCGAGGGCTTCGCCCAGGTCTCGGCGCCGGAGTGGGAGCTCCTCGCCGCGCTCGCGGCCCGCGCCGACCGGAGCCTCTTCCGGCTGCCATTCTTCCCCGACCGGGCCGACGCCTGCCGGCCGGTGGAGCCGCTCCTGCGCAGGGTCGAGTCGCTCCACGACGTGGCCGCCCGGCGCGAGATCTCGGTCGGCTTCGGCGCCCTCGAGGAGCGCGCCCCGGCGCTCGTGGCGGCCCTCCGGGCGGTGGCGGGCGGCCCGGGCGGCGCCGGTCCGCCGGCCGGGAGCGGGGCCCTGGTGGCGGCCTGCGGCCCCGGGGAGGAAGGGGCGGCCGATGCCGCGGCGCGGCTCGCGGCCGGCTGGCTCGAGGCCGGGCTCGCCCCCGACGACCTCTGCTTCGTCGCCGCGCGCCCCGACGCGGCCGGGCCGCTCCTCGCCCGGGCCTGCGCCGCCCACGGCGTGCCCGTGAGCGGGATCCGTCCGGGCCCGCTCGCCGAGGCCCCGCCGGTGCAGGCGATCCGCGAGGCGCTCCTGGCGGCGCCGCGCCTCACGCGCCGCGCCGCGGAGCGGCTCGCCGCGTCGAGCTACCTCGGGCTGGCCGCCCTCCCGGCGCGCCTCTCCCACTGGCTCGACCGCGCCGGTGCGCTCGACGGCCGCAACCTCCCGGAGGAGGCGCTCCGCCGCCGCGCCGCGGCGCTCGAGGCCCGCCGCGCCGCGCCGGAGCGCGCCGCCCTCCTGCGCGCCGCCGACGCCCTCGCCGCGTTCGACCGCGCGCTCGCGCCCCAGCGGGCGCCCGCCACGGCGCGCGAGCGGGCCCGGCTCCTGCGCGGCCTGGTGGAGCGGGCGGGGGTGCGGCGGCGCGCCGCCCGCGCCGAGCCGGCGCTGGCGCGCCGCGACCTCGCCGCCGTCTCGGCCCTCGAGGAGGCGGCCGACGACGTCGCGCAGGCGCTGGCCCTCTGCGGCCGCGGCGCGGCGCTCCTTTCGCTCGACGAGCACGTCGCGCTGCTCGATCTCGCGTGCGGCCGCGCCGCCGGGCCGGGCGACCCGGAGCCCGCCGCCGGCGCCGTCGAGGTCTGGCCGCTCTCCGAGGCGGCCGGGCTCTCCGCCCGCGGCGCCATCCTCCTCGGCTGCGGGCGGGCCGACTTCCCCGCGCCGCCGCCTCCCGAGCCGCTCCTGCGCGACCCGGAGCGGCTCGCCCTGAACCGCGCCCTCGCGCGGGGGGCCCTCGCCACCGCGGGATCGCGACGGTCCGAGGCGGAGCACCGGGCCTTCGCCGCGCTCGCCGCCGGGCGCGAGCGGCTCGGGCTGGTCTGGCCGGCCGACGGCCCCGACGGCCCCGGCGACGCCCCGGGGCCGCTCGTGCTCGAGGCGCTGGCGGCGGCCGGCGTCCCGCTGCCCGAGGCCGGCGCCGGCGAGGCCGCGCTCCCGGAGGCCCGCACCCCCGCGGAGGCGCTCCGGGCCGCCGCCCGGCTGGCCCGGGCCGGCCACGGGGAGGGCGCGACCGAGGCGCTCCGCGGGGCGGGGGAGGCGCTGGCGCGGCGCGCCGCCGAGGCGGCCCGGCGCGGCGCGCTCGAGGCGGAGCGGCGCGAGGCCATGCTGGCCCGGACCGCCGCGCCCGGCGCCGGGCTCCTGCCGCCCGCGCTCTCGGCGGCGCTCCGCGAGGCGCTGCCGGCCGAGTGGTCGCCGACGCAGCTGGAGGCCTTCGCGCGCTGCCCCTACCAGCTCTTCCTGAAGCTCGTGCTGAAGCTCCCGGACCGGGAGTCGGCCGATCTCGACATCGACCCGCGCGACGAGGGGCAGCTCCTGCACGCGCTCATGGAGCGGTTCCTCTCGGCCCGGCTCGCCCGCGGCGCCTTCCCGGTGCGCGGGGACGAGGCCGACCGGGAGGAGGCCCGCGCGGTGGCGGCCGGCCTCTTCGCCCGCTTCGAGGCGGAGGGGAGGGTAGGGGACCCGGCGGTCTGGGCGGCTCGGCGGGAGGCGGTGCTGGCGCGGCTCGACCGGGTGGTGGAGGCGGAGGGGCGCGACGCCGGCGGGCTCGTGCCGCGGCTCCTCGAGCACCAGTTCGGCGGGCGCGGCGCCGAGCCGCCGCTCGCGATCGAGGACGGCGCCGAGACGGTGCTGCTCCAGGGGCGCATCGACCGCGTGGACTCGGGCGGCGGCCGGCTCCTCGTGCTCGACTACAAGAACGCCCGCAGCGGCGCCGAGCAGCAGGAGAAGCTCGAGCCCGAGGCGCTCGGGGAGGTCAACTTCCAGGTCCCGGCCTACCTGCTCGCGGCGGCGCGGGCGCTGCCCGGCGCGGAGCGGCTCGAGGCCACCTACCTCCTCCTGCGCTCGGCCGAGCGGGCCGAGCCGTACGCCGCCGCCGCGGGCGACGGCTACTTCGCCCTCGACGCGGCGCGCCGGGCCGAGCTGCGCGCGGCGGGCGCGCCCAACTTCGCCGACCAGGTGGCGGCGGTGGTCCGCCGGATCCGCGCCGGCGAGTTCCCCATCGCCTCGAGGAGCTGCAAGGGCTGCGGGTTCGGCGCGGTCTGCCGGTTCCAGGCGGCGGCGGAGGAGCCGGCGTGA